The following is a genomic window from Phaseolus vulgaris cultivar G19833 chromosome 6, P. vulgaris v2.0, whole genome shotgun sequence.
GTATGCGACAGGAGAGGGAATTTGGTTATAACAATCTTGCTTGAGTGGCGAGGATAGGAAGGATAGAAGGGAGAGAAAAATAGGGGAAGACACAATCATCTCGGTAGATTTGGGTGACAGAGAAGGATACCTTTTCTgatattttatttccttttcaaCACTATTCTTCCGTTTTCATACCGTACTCAGGGAGTTATGCTATCTGAATTCTTTCAATAACTCATGGCAAACTCCAGTTCCCATATCAGTAAAATGTCAATTCTAGCAAAACATGTTATACCACAAAATATTCTGATTGGGCTTAATAACACTATTATTCCTTAGTAAATAAGCAAAATGTACGAGGaagagaaaattattttaaccaCAGGAACAATTAGTCCTTTCCTCACATTAGATACAACTTGGCTGAACCCCAATCAGAACCTTCAAATTTCCAGTTGATGTCACGCTGCATAATAAAATGAGACTGCAAGTATTGAATGATGTTATTTCTTATCAAAATGCCCGCCAATCAATTGCAACACCTGTATCATCTTCATTATAGGATCCAGACCTTTGCTTTGCCCTATCCTACTTGGTCAAATGTCATAATACCATAGGAAATGAGAAGGGAAATGACTAGTAATGACTAATGTTGCAGTCCTAGCGATGCTTTGCCTCGACAATAAAATAGTTAACTTACCCAGTTTACACCATATAACTCACACAGAGGCAGAGGGTAAATCCTAAAAAGCATTTACTAGCTCTTTATTTGGATTGAATTTGAAATGTCTAATGCGTAGGCTAAAAAGGCTCACTAGTTTAATCCGAGAAATTAATTTCCAACTTTACTACATATTTGAATCCTTCCTTTCTTCATTTCGTGACGGGGCAAGGCAACTAAATTCACGATATCTTATAGATAGGGGACAAGAACCATTGTTTCAAGACCCCAGATCACTTGGTCTTTAGTCCACAACGAATAAAATCAAATCAGTAATCTTTATGTAGGCAACACAGAATCTAGCTTCATCCACTTTTTATTGCAAAAGGGTTTAAGACAAACCTTTTTCCACAATCACACACAGCATAAGTAGATTAGATGAAGTAAGCCCCACATCAAAACACTAAAATTAACAACAACAGGCAGAGACATAGATTGAGAAATTATGGAGAAATTGTAGGGAACATTACTTGAAATAAGCACAGGCATCCAAAAAATCGTAAACCTAAACCTCACACCCTTTTAAAAACCCAGTTCAAGTATTATCAAGGTAATGCAAATTAGAGTGAGAGCCCTAGATTTATTTGAGCTTTAGGCGATTAATTGCTTTTGTTTATTCCTTGAACACTAGGTGCAGCGAGCATCAACCCAAACATATAAGAATGATAAAAAGCATCAATTCAAACAACAACAGGACTTTCACATAGTACACTAAATACAAATGGAGAATATTATTAGGTATGAAAATTGGTGGGGAGGAAGAGAACCAAAATCACAATGAGAAAATCAATACAATATGAAAATCAAAATCAGCAACTTACAATCGACGATAAATCACCACAAGACGCGATTAGGATTTCTGAGCGAGAGAACGTGAGTCTTGAACGGTAACACAGAACAAATGGGTTCTGTGGCAATGAATACAAAaaaaggcaaattcttcctgcaccatatcaattttaacctctaccatatcaaatttttaaatttccaaaactaccctcttgtaccatatcaattttaacctccaccaccatatcaattttttaaattttcaaaactacTCTTATTCCAAATTTTTTCTCCTAAACCCTAATCCCttattccaaattaaaaaatccaaaataataattataattgagaaataaaaaaatacatgctggaaaaaaaattctgaacacaaaactaaaaatacattctggataaaaaatttcagaatttaaaaatatgttccgaaaattgaaatccaaaatatttcagataaaagtttcaaaaataatttttcccaTTTTTGTGTAAGGTTATTTTTCGTCATTTAGAAGGGGTATTTTTGTCATCTTCTAAAATTGATTGGGTGCATgctgaaattgatatggtggaggaaGAAGTTGCCTACAAAAAAtaccacaaaaaaaagtgtacTGTGCATAAAAAGGatgactctttcttcctacacctccataccttcttgtgccaccccatattaaataaaatatcattttatccttttttttccatcccttgaatttgaaataataagtctatggattatataatccggatacattctggattacataatccgaaagttaatttcatatttataaaagactttcggattatgtaatccggaagctaataactcatttgaaaaaaaaagtcttttggattacataattcagaagctaatcttatgtatagaaaggacttccgaattatgtaatccataagctaatcacaaaagacttctggattacataatccagaagctaattctgaatttagaaaaagacttctggattatgtaatccaaaatattaaaaaggatatttttggaatacgaaaaatttatgaaagtgacacaagaaggtatggaggtgcaggaagaagcagccaaAAAGGAGTAGGAATGGAGTAAGGATGTGGGGCGGCCCGCCTCACATTTGGGCAGCGGCAGGTTTGCGAGCCGGCCCACATTCGTTTTTATACGAAGATAAACACAAATTCTAATTGGGTTTGCTTACTATGTTTTTTAACTGGAGGTGTCAGGGAAAAGAAACTTCTAATTGGGGTAATTCGAGTGATGGTCGTTGATGTTATTGAAAATGGACAATCACAATTTGTCTTCAGATGGAGCAAGAGTTACACCGTCGAAAAAAATCAATACTTTTAGGAGTCTATGATGTAAAGAAAATCAACatagcaataacaataatgaTTATTTGTACATTGCTTTATTGCTTTTATTATTAAAGGAGTTTTTTACTGGACAATGCATTTTTCCATTGAAGGATCCTTAATTTCGTAATGTTccaagagaaagaagaagagatgtAGAGTAAGAGAAAATTCACTTAATGTTTCACACTTTCACGGAatcaaacaaacaatcagtttaTCTTCTTTCACCAACattaaatttttgtaattaaaatattaattaatttatttatataaaaaaagttgattTTCGCAATCCCACGTGTTATTGTATTTCCAATTGAACCTAGTTCCTTActtgtgtttttttaattagaattaTGAAGTTTTTGTTTCAGTAATTTATGGAAATTAAATTATACGTTAAAAACAAACATATCACCATTAATTAAAAACAACCCAAAAGCCTAAAGTTTCTCCTGAAATAATTGTTTATCGTCCTTAGTAGGAGAGGCACCAGTGAATCGGgtgtttcactttttttttattaggtaTATGAAAAACATAGGAtaaggttatatatatatatatatatataaaatgagaTTCTTCCTGTAATGGTTTTATAAcggttttttttatatatattttttactaattatattttattttgatatttcatCGTGTTCTAGTAGTACGGATCAAAATTGATAAAACTATTATATTCTTTTTCggttagttattttttttttcctttttttatttcattaagcAACTCTTTTCACTTGAATTGttatcttttttcttctttatattttttcttctttatagtACTTCTTTGCAAACACTCTATTTTACAAAAGACACTCTGATGTTTGAGTAAGATCTTCGTATTTAATGTTAGGTGTGATTAATGCGTGATGATGTACCTTCTTTCTTGAAACTTGCgactatttatatgattatcatggGTTCACTATTATTGAATCAGATTGATTCATATTTAAGAATACATTATATAATGTTTAAtcactgttttttcttttaacttgcTAACCTTTTATTTGAGCTTAATGATTTTGACTGTATCGATCGATACAAACGGAATACTAAATCGTCCAAAGTTCTTTTGGTAGATAGTGATTGTTATACTGATTCACTTTGATATTTTAAAGtttcattattatttgtttaaaatgttaaaaagaaaaacaacaatcACAAGTTTCAGCtagtatataatatttatttggaaattatataaatatgttattaACTAAGTTAAAATTAGGGACAGATTGATTTGTTAAGGATTTCTATCATCTTGACTTTAAATATATCacagattttttttaaacgtgTTTATGCAAGTACAAGTTTAAATTACTCCCAAGCTTTATTGTTTTGACTCATAAGTTTAGTTCACTCTTCTTTTGGAGAAATTCTTCATGCACTTCTCTATGTTTTAGAACTCtcatattttcatatatttggAGTAATATTAATACCATGTTTTCAAAATTATAGATACAGtacaattaaatataaaaactaaatgttaataaatatattttttagctGTTAACTAActctaaatatataatattatagtttaattaataaatagtttaattttggttttattaaaaaattaaaataaaatttgaactaaactaattaattaagaaacggaaaaaatataaaattcatcaaaaagttcaattttaattgatttatgaCTATTTAAAATGGTATTAAAATATTTCCCTTTTGGAATTGATtcaattttcaatatttattttactttcttttatagttttcaatcataattaaatattcGCCTTAAAATCTTATATGCACCCTTAAACCTGATAtagtttttaaatgaaaattttattatcaaaatgAAATCTTAATTGAAATATACTATAAATATAAAGTTAAGTATTTGCagagaaattaaatatttaagatttcttaaaaaaaacacacCGAATTATATCGAACAAATTATCTTATAATTTCAATAGTGTCTAATACTTTTTGAAGGTTCAAATAATATTTCCGATGTTATTATTCTTTCAAAgtctaatttttttctttagtgCCTATCGGGTATTAATTGCTTTTTAAAGTTACATCCACAGTTTTAGACAACTTTTGAGTGTTAATTTTGTGTTGGATTTAAACTTGAGTGTTAATTTTATGTTATcattatgtattttaaattgtattcaCAATTAAACCGTAATCACAATTAAGttgaaaaaaaactataatcTTCCAAATAGTAtcattcttaaaatatattttatttgcggtcattttcctaatttttagtttttttaactgtgtttagaaataaaacatttatgaGTGATTTATAGTGAAAATTCATGTTTttgattttaacataatttaaaaaaaatatatattaattttctaaaactcaaatttattgtatgaatttttattatgattataaaaataagaaataaatcattttgaacaagtcatgaaaaatatttttttattctaaaaaaatatctttatttttaatttatataattcataattatacaatatatagatatgtgtcatccgtatcctacattttagaaattatacgtaTTTTCGTGTCCGTGTATCAATATTCGTGTTAGTGTTTGTAATATTGTTTGTGCTAGATGGCTATTTAACAAATTCAAGATTGTTTAGTGTCTCTCAAAAtgtaatgataataaaaataaaagccttatctaaaaaaacataatacaCGTAAGGACGATTgaagaattagaaaaaaataagaaaaaataaatttggaactgttttaaaaacaaaataataaaatatgacatatttataaaagaaaatcagAATAAACTTGTATACAAAAATGGTTACCAGTTTGAGGGAGAATATCTTTATATATTCTCATaggttataaaaaaaatatttatgtagcGATTGAAATAACAAAATAGTGAACATTATTAATAGTGTTGTGTTTCATGTGGATTGCTTGGGCCCCAAGTCTGAACGTTGTGGGTTTTCCTCAAAGGTCGCCGATTTTCCTAAAACCTCGTTGGTTTAAATTTTGCAAATTCTGTCTCgctcacattttttttttcaaaacccTCTTTCATTTTCTTGTTTCAGTTCACTCTTTCTGTAGTGGCGGAATGTGAGAGAGACAAAACTTTTGCACTctctcacaaaaaaaaaaatagaacgtTTTGGTGGCTGAACTCTTGCTCTGATGGTAATGGTGGATCTTGAAAATAATGGGAGCAGAAAACGCAAACGACAGATTCCAAGAAAGCTTGGAGTGGATACAAAAGTGGAGGTAATTTGTTTTCGCTATTGGGATTTCTGAGGAATTGTTGGTTTTATTGGTTTTCtctatttgcatttttttctatttttggttTTGATCATTCTTGCCTTTGGTTTCTTTTCATGAACGGATACTTAATTGTTTGGACACTTTTGTATACATGGTATattgttgtttttcttattcaatTCCCTTTTTTACACCCTGCATGCGAAGTTTCAATTTGTTTGGACAAAACGTATATACATTATTGTAGGTGCTCTTCTCCAATCAATTTTTGAGTTTTGAATGTTCTAAACCCGCCGCTATTTAGAGTTTTTGGAGAGTGGGTTGAAGGATGAGTGGTTCGTGACTGAAGAAGTGGAACTCAAGCGGCTTCTGGAGGTAGTGCTTTGTGGTGATAATGAGAGAAAGGTGAGGGAAAGGAAGGAGGGTGATAGGATTTATAGATTGTGAGCGAGTGAGGTGGAGTGAGAGTGAGGAAGAAAGGTTTAGAAGAGAGGTGTGATGGAACCATGAATAATGATAATAGGCATTATGGAGTAAATAGGATGATGGTATGTAATAGTTTTTTGGTATGTTTTTTAGTTCAATCTTCTCTAGCTTCCTTCGCAGACACCAACAAACACCACGCTCGTTCATTAATTCTTTCTCGTTTCTCATATACTTGTACCAAAGGTGGATTTATCCAGTGGTCAAGAAAGGTGTAAACGAATTTGGTTTTGGAGGTGAGGATGATCAGGCTGTGCCCGAGGCAGATGCTGCGatggaagaagagaagaaaactATAATGATTTGGTTTTCTCTCAACAGTTTGAGAAAATTTCACAGTAGATACTTGGTACATTTAGAATTTTGTCTAAAGAAAGCTCTAGTTTGGCTGCCTACTGGAAACGTGAGATtgatagagtttttttttttaatttataaaactttttaaaagaataattttaaagGGATTAATTATGAAAAACTGGAAAATTACGACAATCTATATGAACACTTAACTTTGTGATACTTTGTTAGTATTTATTCTGGTGATTTTACTTAGCTATTTTCAAATGTTTAATTATgagtttttctcattttttttctttgtagtgTAGTGATTGACAATTTAGTTCTTAAAGCTGACAATGTTTTTTAGATGATTAACGACAACCAAACATGAAGGCACTTGTGTTCTTTtgacaaataatttattttctattatatctGTTTGAGATTTGTCTAGTAGGTAACCTTTAGTTTTGCATCCATACTTGTCAGCACATATTCAATTCTAATTATTGTAGTTCAATTCAAAAGCAGGGCACACATAATATGACCTTCTAGACCCCAACCAATGTATAAGGAAGTGACCCCAATTGCACCTCATGCCACTATAAAACTATTGCCATGGATATCCACCAGAACAAATGAAAATATATCCTCAAGAATGAGAATTTTGATCAAGATTTAGAgtaagaataataaataaataaaagtgtgGCATTTTTTCATcagtgatttattttttaaaatgttgagTTTTGGTGATAATAAACTCCATTTTCATTTGGGATTTTtactttctattttttaaaattgagttTAGGAATTTTGCAGGTGAGGAGCATGGACATTGGGTTTCAAGGATCGTGGCACCCTGGGACAGTTATCCTATGTGAGGATTTGCAACGGCGTGTCAGATATAACAATATTTTGGATGACAAGGAGGCGTATTATCTTGAGGAGGTGGTGACAGTTTCAAAAGCTTTGGATGGTGATATTGAATGTGCAAACTGCTATGCACGCGGGTTCATTAGGCCATTGCCTCCTTTTGTTGAGTTTGATAGGGGGGACCTTGCATTTGGTTTGTGTGTTGATGTGAACTATGAGGAAGCTTGGTGGGAAGGAGTTATATTTGACCACTGTGAAGGAATGGACAAGAGGAGTGTGTTTTTCCCTGATTTGGGTGATGAAATGCAGGTTGAAATTCACCACTTACGGATTACTCAGGACTGGGATGAAATTACCGAGGAGTGGACCCGACGAGAGAACTGGGTGTTTCTTGATTTGGTTGAGGAGCAGAAGAGCAACTTGTTTGTCACAGTTTCGGCCAAGCAGATTTGGTATGATATACGCATAAAAAAGGAATTTGAGGTGATTAGAGAGTGGACATGTAATTTGAAGTACTTGTGGACCGAGTTGATAAAGGAGGTAGTTAATCACTACTTATCTCTAACGGTAAAGGAAATTATCTCTGTCTTAAACCTTCCTAGGAGTTTATTAAATGAAACACCAGAGCAGGAATTTGCTGAAGCTATGCCCAATGTTGACTTGAGCATGATCTGGCATGATAAGGAAATTGTTGTGCAGAAAGAAATTGTCCCGCCCATTATTCAAGAGACCTTACCTGACTTTCAAGATGAAATTAGCCCCTCTGGTGATAGTCCTTTTGAAGAAGAAAGTAGAGAAAATAGATCCACTATTTGGAAACCTGTGAAGTTGTCTGGGGTTGAATTATGCCCTGATGCTGTTAGGGAATATCCGCTTGCTTCCAAACGTAAAGTCAGGGCATTTTGGATGGACAAGTTACAAAAGCATCTTGTATGTCTTGGATGGAAAATTGTGTGGTCAAATAGATTAAATGTTCAACGTTACAAGTATATTGCCCCTTATACGCACGGTCGAAGGTATTACCTTTCACTCATTGAAGTTTGTGAAGCTATGAAACAGGACCCTGACATGAAGTCCTTGCATCTCCAAAATGTTCGGAGTATAATGCATCCTACAGTTAATTGTCATCCTTCAGACGTGCCTTCTAATCTAGCTGAAGATATTCAGAATCTAGATATCTTTCCTCCAGCTGAAAATCTTCAGAATCCAGAAATCTTTCCTCCAGCTGAAAATATTCAGAATCTAGAAATCGTTCCTCCAGCTGAAAATACTCAGAATCTAGAAATCGTTCCTCGAGCTGAAAACATTCAGAGTCTAGAAATTGTTCCTCGAGCTGAAAATATTCAGAGTCTAGAAAACTTTCCTCCAGCTGAAAATGTTCAGAATCTAGAAATCGTTCCTCCAGCTGAAAATATTCAGAGTCCAGAAATCGTTCCTCCAGCTGAAAATATTCAGAGCCTAGAAATCGTTCCTCCAGCTGAAAATGTTCAAAATCTAGAAATCTTTCCTCCAGCTGAAAATATTCAGAATCTAGATATCTTTTCTCCCGTTGTGTCCTCTActccagttgaagatgaaggtGAAGATGTGCCTGAGTATTGTCCCCGGGCTGTTGTGCAGTATTATCGCATGTATATATCCAATAAGAGCCGGGCTGAGAAAAAAAGATGGATACTAAAGGCAAAGAAGCATCTGTTAGCAGAGGGGTGGGTTTTTGACTATCCACCTGTATTTAATAAGAAAAGGGGAATAATATACGTGTCTCCACAAAATCGGAGATTCCCAACACTCCATGGAGCATGCAAATATTGTATTGAAGAAAGTATTCCTAATTGGAACCTTGAATGGCAGGAGACGGATGAAGATGCTTCTAGTAGTAAATCTATTACaaatcaaaagaagaaaaacaagagGGATTTGAAGGCCAACACACCCAAGTACCAAAGCAATGGATTGCCTCTACAGGTGCTAAGA
Proteins encoded in this region:
- the LOC137833485 gene encoding uncharacterized protein, whose protein sequence is MDIGFQGSWHPGTVILCEDLQRRVRYNNILDDKEAYYLEEVVTVSKALDGDIECANCYARGFIRPLPPFVEFDRGDLAFGLCVDVNYEEAWWEGVIFDHCEGMDKRSVFFPDLGDEMQVEIHHLRITQDWDEITEEWTRRENWVFLDLVEEQKSNLFVTVSAKQIWYDIRIKKEFEVIREWTCNLKYLWTELIKEVVNHYLSLTVKEIISVLNLPRSLLNETPEQEFAEAMPNVDLSMIWHDKEIVVQKEIVPPIIQETLPDFQDEISPSGDSPFEEESRENRSTIWKPVKLSGVELCPDAVREYPLASKRKVRAFWMDKLQKHLVCLGWKIVWSNRLNVQRYKYIAPYTHGRRYYLSLIEVCEAMKQDPDMKSLHLQNVRSIMHPTVNCHPSDVPSNLAEDIQNLDIFPPAENLQNPEIFPPAENIQNLEIVPPAENTQNLEIVPRAENIQSLEIVPRAENIQSLENFPPAENVQNLEIVPPAENIQSPEIVPPAENIQSLEIVPPAENVQNLEIFPPAENIQNLDIFSPVVSSTPVEDEGEDVPEYCPRAVVQYYRMYISNKSRAEKKRWILKAKKHLLAEGWVFDYPPVFNKKRGIIYVSPQNRRFPTLHGACKYCIEESIPNWNLEWQETDEDASSSKSITNQKKKNKRDLKANTPKYQSNGLPLQVLRSDKRVQKVSDPAHLHHKPLNIPSYLIDSNIILPRSKVYYNTKGRHRKVRTLGEGKINRNGIKCNCCLKIYSFAGFEKHVSGSSTCRPSASIFLDDGKSLLDCQIQMMQSQKTREAIGKSLSDLSLAENDYICSVCHFGGELILCDKCPSSFHKTCLGLEDIPEGDWFCPSCCCGICCQRKIDGDEVEHFLSCIQCEHKYHVRCLKKGAADTSRYNGNWFCGKDCEKIYEGLHKLLGEPVPVANNLTWTLVKFINPNSCDFGNIASDLLAESYCKLNVALSLMHECFEPLKESLTCRDLVEDVIFSRRSELNRINFQGFYTVLLDKNEELVSVATVRVHGKKVAEIPLVGTRLQYRRHGMCRILVNELEKKLMKLDVERLVLPAVPSVLETWTNSFGFAKMTIHERSQFLGYTFLDFEGTVMCQKLLMNIASSDSVPLIEYERCCVNHSKSSPVCEVHQGEDIDKE